The following nucleotide sequence is from Triticum dicoccoides isolate Atlit2015 ecotype Zavitan chromosome 7B, WEW_v2.0, whole genome shotgun sequence.
CCCTCGGGCTTGGCACACACAGAGAACAATATCCAAGACACTTGAAACGAATCTGAGCATCAGTGAAAATTGTATATCAGTATCATCAACTTTTCATGTGATCGCCTGTAGCATTGAGTACATGGAGCTGTTGCTGGCCATCCCTTACATCGGAGCAATCGTTGCCCCTCTCAACTACCGCTGGGTAagagcattcttcttcctctaactAGATGAACAAATCAACATCTCCGCACTACATCATACAGTATGACCTGAAATCTTCCAAATGCAATTAAACTCCAACTCGTATTGCTGCATGAGTATTTGAAGCTGGCCATTTGCCTGAATGTGTCATTCTGAAGAATGCAAAAAATAAAGAATGACGTCGTATTTCTTCTCGTCTAGAGTTTCGAGGAGGCGGTGCAGGCGCTGGAGCTTGTGCGGCCGTCGGCATTCATCTTTGATGGTGCTTACAGCTCATGGGCGCTCCGGTTGATGGAGAGCCAGAGCTTCTCATCCATCTGCCTTTACGTCACCATCGGGGATCCTGTCAACATCGGCCAAGGTGCAAACTGTAAGTATGCAGAAGATGGAGAGATGCctctttctcttttccttttttggATTGACCACAAAATAGATCGTTACAGGATCTAAGACCGGCGTTTGTAAATGTTCTGCATTCAACATGTTATTTTCAGTTGTGTCAGTTGATCATGTCAAGAGGAGTTGCAGAGGAACCACGGAAATGGAGCCCGTGTCGGCTCCGAGGGATGTCGGTTTAATATGCTTCACATCTGGTAAAAGCTCCGGGCTGGTTCTTGGCTTTGATTTGTATTAAGCCTTTTACCGGCAGTGCTAGAGGCTTTTCAGCCCTGCATTTTGACAACACATAGGTTGAATTCATGTTTGGTCCTGATTCAGGAACCACTGGACAGCCAAAGGGCGTAGCAATAAGCCATACATCTTTGATCATTCAATCTCTAGCAAAAATCGCCGTTGTCGGCTACGGTGAGGATGATGTATGCTTTCAGGATCCATGTACCACTGTAGTTATTGAAAATTGCATTAGCTTATCCAACTTCATGCACTGCTCGCTAGGGCGTCAAATGATGTTATTAAGTTTCATGCTATTTGAGTGTAACTGACTTTTTATTTCAGAAAATAACAATAGTTGTTATAATTATTGTATGGTTACAGGTCTACCTACATACAGCCCCTCTATGCCATATCGGAAGGATCTCTTCATGCTTGGCCATCCTGATGGCTGGAGGCTGCCATGTCCTGATACCTAAATTCGACGCAAAATCAGCTATCAAAGCAATCCAAGAACACAAAGTGACTTGTTTCATCACCGTTCCCACAATCATGGCTGACCTCCTGTCCTATTCTCGGTAACCGATAGTGCTAAAATACAATCTAAAAGCCTAACAATGCCCAGTTTGTTGTTgactttcggtacttgatcaggaAAGACAAGATATCAGGATGCGGGTCGGTGGCTAAGATCCTCAATGGTGGCGGCAGGTTGTCGGATGAGTTGATAAATGGAGCTTCTCATTTATTTTTTAACGCTGCTATCTTTTCAGCTTATGGTATATGTTCTTACCACCAAATGCCACTTCACTTTATCTGCAGTTTCTTTAGAAATTAAAATTATGTAATCATTTTTATGCTTACTAACAGTAACATCTCTTATCTGAGTACTGAACTTGTTTTTATCAGGGATGACAGAGGCATGCTCATCGCTGACATTCATGCGTATGAACAACCCAGAACTTGAAGAAACCAAGAACCAGTTAACCAAGCAATCTGAGGGTGTTTGTGTTGGAAAGCCATCACCTCATGTCGAGATACGAATTGGTAGAGATGAAAGTAACAGTACCTCTTCACAAATGGGGAAAATCTTGACAAGAGGCTTGCACACAATGGTTGGATACTGGGGGAACAGTACGGCTGATACACCAGAATCTGTTAGGAATGGATGGCTTGACACCGGGGACACTGGATGGATAGATAGGACCGGTAAACTATGGCTCATGGGGCGGCAAAAAGGCCGCATAAAAAGCGGAGGGGAAAATGTTTACCCGGAAGAGGTGCTTCTTATTTTACTGGTGCATGTGATGTCCTCTTCAATCTTCTCAAGCTGATATATTAGGTGTTAGTTTCTTCATCTTTAAAAACAATCATGGCTAATGATCAACATCTCAAATATTTGCAGGTGGAATTAGTGCTGTCACAACACCCAGGGGTAGCTAAAGCTGTGGTTTTCGGTGTACCGGATAGTTGCCTTGGGGAGAAAATTGTCGCTTGTGTTAGCATCAGGGATGACTGGAGATGGGTTGATGCAACAGCTGAGCaccaaggagaaggcaaggaagtgtCTGCTCATATTCTTCAAGAATATTGCAGGATAAAAAATCTGAGCAGGTTAGCAATCCCTCCCCTCTTAATTACCACATTTTGGAGTAGCATGCCCTACTACTTGAATTCAATCAATAGATTAGGTCTTAAACAGTGCAGACAAATGATATATTAGTACGGAGGATCTACATCTAATCCTACATTTATTCTCTGCAGATAATAGTAGTCACTAGGTTATTTCAGGCATGCACATATTTATTTGATATTCTTGAAGCTTTTTCTTAAAGGATTACGTATATTACTGCGCGTACACTCTTTTCTCCAGTAACTTGTAGTGATCCTCTTTGGAACAGATTCAAGGTGCCAAGATTATATTATCACTGGAGTAGGCCGTTCCCAGTGACCACCACAGGCAAAATTAAAAGAGAGGAGCTGAAGGCCAAGGTCTTGGCTTGCATGCAACCGCGTAGTAGTTTGTAGCTTCAGGCCGTGGACTAACAATCACGTGGGATTCTTCTCTCCACCGACCATTTCCAATGGAGTTTCAGTTTTGTACGAGTTTACATGTACGGACATGCATGGCCTAGTTTTGGATATTCGGTTGTAGTGGTCATCAGTGAAGAAATAGTCTGTGAGAAAAATATAGAACCCTAAAATTGTGTGTTNNNNNNNNNNNNNNNNNNNNNNNNNNNNNNNNNNNNNNNNNNNNNNNNNNNNNNNNNNNNNNNNNNNNNNNNNNNNNNNNNNNNNNNNNNNNNNNNNNNNNNNNNNNNNNNNNNNNNNNNNNNNNNNNNNNNNNNNNNNNNNNNNNNNNNNNNNNNNNNNNNNNNNNNNNNNNNNNNNNNNNNNCGAGGATCACATGTGTCACTGCACGTACATTGGCTTCTTTTCTCCAGTAACTTGTCACGATCTTTTTGAAATAGATTCAAGATGCCAAGATTATATCACCACTGGAATAGGCCGTTCAGTGCCACCACGGGTAAAATTAAAAGAGAGAAGCTAAAGGCCGAGATCTTGACATGCATGcaaccatgtactccctccgttcctaaatataagtctttgtagagatttcactatggactacatacggagcaaaataggtAAACTAcattctaaaatgcatctatatacatccgtatgtggtccataatgaaatatctacaaagacttatatttaggaacggagggagtagcagttttgtagcttcAGGCCATGGGCCAACAATAGCAACAACCATGGTATGTTAATGATACAAGATTAGAAGTGTGAAAATAACACAGACCATAGAGATATTTAGTATGTCTCAGTAAAAATAGCACCATCTAAGCTAGAAACCTTAAGGTTCGTGTATTCAGTGCGTCTCCGTGTAAATAGAAAAGTGGCGCCGCGACCAACTAAGGGCGGTGGCCTTCCCAAAATAGGAATTTACTTCATGGGTGAGAATGCCTGCCGCGAGGCGGTGTCTATTTGAGCCAAATTTGAATGTGATCAGGCACTGCACCTTCAAAATCCCTAGTACCAACCTTCATTTGTCGANNNNNNNNNNNNNNNNNNNNNNNNNNNNNNNNNNNNNNNNNNNNNNNNNNNNNNNNNNNNNNNNNNNNNNNNNNNNNNNNNNNNNNNNNNNNNNNNNNNNNNNNNNNNNNNNNNNNNNNNNNNNNNNNNNNNNNNNNNNNNNNNNNNNNNNNNNNNNNNNNNNNNNNNNNNNNNNNNNNNNNNNNNNNNNNNNNNNNNNNNNNNNNNNNNNNNNNNctgatggggttatgtacctagggtagggtcatggacctgatccaagtaacttaccccaggacatccttagaagaggtcgccttccagtcgaccaacgaggattcactcgactggcctgaaggactcgaccatgaagactcactcgaccaccaggaggtcaagaggcactctgcactgcaacggcctgtaatcaagtagactttatgatagtaaaggcctttatgtggggcgttaccagtaacgccccagacttaactcaccttaaaccctctcctac
It contains:
- the LOC119340298 gene encoding 2-succinylbenzoate--CoA ligase, chloroplastic/peroxisomal-like isoform X2, translating into MVGVTGRASSQTSSFFWIGFAILYTLSGTTSPFRVAPASFMASGHIAQCLGGILARRAGATVAVSGDLCLNGAQLVDGVRSLAAGLLERGVRPGDVVAVVGFNSIEYMELLLAIPYIGAIVAPLNYRWSFEEAVQALELVRPSAFIFDGAYSSWALRLMESQSFSSICLYVTIGDPVNIGQGANFVSVDHVKRSCRGTTEMEPVSAPRDVGLICFTSGTTGQPKGVAISHTSLIIQSLAKIAVVGYGEDDVYLHTAPLCHIGRISSCLAILMAGGCHVLIPKFDAKSAIKAIQEHKVTCFITVPTIMADLLSYSRKDKISGCGSVAKILNGGGRLSDELINGASHLFFNAAIFSAYGMTEACSSLTFMRMNNPELEETKNQLTKQSEGVCVGKPSPHVEIRIGRDESNSTSSQMGKILTRGLHTMVGYWGNSTADTPESVRNGWLDTGDTGWIDRTGKLWLMGRQKGRIKSGGENVYPEEVELVLSQHPGVAKAVVFGVPDSCLGEKIVACVSIRDDWRWVDATAEHQGEGKEVSAHILQEYCRIKNLSRFKVPRLYYHWSRPFPVTTTGKIKREELKAKVLACMQPRSSL
- the LOC119340298 gene encoding 2-succinylbenzoate--CoA ligase, chloroplastic/peroxisomal-like isoform X1, producing the protein MVGVTGRASSQTSSFFWIGFAILYTLSGTTSPFRVAPASFMASGHIAQCLGGILARRAGATVAVSGDLCLNGAQLVDGVRSLAAGLLERGVRPGDVVAVVGFNSIEYMELLLAIPYIGAIVAPLNYRWSFEEAVQALELVRPSAFIFDGAYSSWALRLMESQSFSSICLYVTIGDPVNIGQGANFVSVDHVKRSCRGTTEMEPVSAPRDVGLICFTSGTTGQPKGVAISHTSLIIQSLAKIAVVGYGEDDVYLHTAPLCHIGRISSCLAILMAGGCHVLIPKFDAKSAIKAIQEHKVTCFITVPTIMADLLSYSRKDKISGCGSVAKILNGGGRLSDELINGASHLFFNAAIFSAYGMTEACSSLTFMRMNNPELEETKNQLTKQSEGVCVGKPSPHVEIRIGRDESNSTSSQMGKILTRGLHTMVGYWGNSTADTPESVRNGWLDTGDTGWIDRTGKLWLMGRQKGRIKSGGENVYPEEVLLILLVELVLSQHPGVAKAVVFGVPDSCLGEKIVACVSIRDDWRWVDATAEHQGEGKEVSAHILQEYCRIKNLSRFKVPRLYYHWSRPFPVTTTGKIKREELKAKVLACMQPRSSL